A genome region from Synergistaceae bacterium includes the following:
- the cbiM gene encoding cobalt transporter CbiM — MHISEGILSGGVLIAGWAGTFAGVSVGLKKTNPDKIVRVALLSSAFFLASLVNIKIGPSSTHLSLLAPMGLILGWSAFPAILAALLLQAVLFHFGGLLVLGVNTFIMGLSSVSVYLLFGEKIRGSYSKIYSFIAGSLAIIIAALLAGLSLGLTDGNFLTAAKLILLVHLPLSLIEGLATMFIISWLKRVSPEFLS, encoded by the coding sequence ATGCATATAAGCGAGGGCATTTTATCAGGCGGAGTATTAATAGCAGGCTGGGCGGGGACTTTTGCGGGAGTCTCCGTAGGTCTCAAGAAAACTAATCCCGACAAAATTGTTAGAGTCGCTTTGTTGTCATCGGCCTTCTTTCTTGCTTCACTTGTAAATATTAAAATCGGCCCGAGTTCTACTCATTTATCTTTGTTAGCTCCAATGGGATTAATTTTAGGCTGGTCGGCATTTCCGGCGATTCTGGCTGCTTTATTATTGCAGGCTGTATTATTTCATTTCGGCGGCTTGCTTGTCTTAGGAGTGAACACGTTTATAATGGGACTCTCTTCAGTGAGTGTATATTTATTATTCGGTGAAAAGATTCGCGGCTCATACAGTAAGATTTATTCGTTTATAGCGGGATCACTAGCAATTATTATAGCTGCTTTGTTAGCTGGGTTGAGTCTGGGCTTGACTGACGGGAATTTTTTGACCGCTGCAAAGTTAATATTACTCGTTCATTTGCCGTTAAGCCTGATAGAAGGACTTGCTACAATGTTTATAATTTCGTGGCTTAAAAGAGTCTCCCCGGAGTTTCTATCATGA
- a CDS encoding DUF4198 domain-containing protein, which yields MKRFIVCVLILVLAVPAFSHELTIKAKSAAPEAGKKFEVTVQSAHRFIIPEEVEILSRVKAGLIKDGELIESKLTGNDKDLCIDFDVTAPEGTFIIAAIKDGESWCVTNEGGKTGARKDLEAQGLKVLSANKYDKYAKAIFNASENDKNFAQVLNHPLEIIPVTNPANVKVGEYFDVKILLNGQPYTGPVWATYDGFAEYPNTYAYYTESENGQAHIKITAPGLWGIRAAQTGLPGKPGDYDNLNLRAFLLFYVK from the coding sequence ATGAAACGCTTTATAGTTTGTGTGTTAATTCTTGTTCTTGCTGTACCTGCCTTTTCTCATGAACTCACGATTAAAGCAAAATCAGCAGCCCCCGAAGCAGGCAAAAAATTTGAAGTAACTGTACAGTCTGCTCACAGGTTTATAATTCCTGAAGAGGTAGAAATTTTATCGCGTGTAAAGGCCGGACTAATCAAAGACGGTGAATTAATCGAGTCAAAATTAACCGGAAATGATAAAGATCTATGCATTGATTTTGACGTTACAGCACCTGAAGGAACATTTATAATCGCAGCAATTAAAGACGGCGAGTCATGGTGCGTAACAAATGAGGGCGGCAAAACTGGAGCAAGAAAAGATTTAGAGGCTCAGGGCTTGAAAGTTTTATCAGCTAATAAATATGATAAGTACGCAAAGGCAATTTTCAACGCGTCCGAGAATGATAAAAATTTTGCTCAAGTCTTAAATCACCCCTTAGAGATTATACCCGTTACAAATCCTGCTAATGTGAAAGTCGGCGAATATTTTGACGTTAAAATTTTGCTGAATGGCCAGCCATATACAGGACCTGTATGGGCAACTTATGACGGTTTTGCAGAATATCCGAACACTTACGCATATTACACGGAGTCAGAAAACGGCCAAGCTCATATAAAGATAACTGCTCCCGGTTTATGGGGGATTCGAGCGGCTCAAACGGGACTCCCCGGCAAACCCGGCGACTATGATAATTTGAATCTCCGGGCGTTCTTATTATTTTATGTGAAATAG